Part of the Ictalurus furcatus strain D&B chromosome 19, Billie_1.0, whole genome shotgun sequence genome, AATGGAGGTGGATGCTACGGAGATCACCGGGACTTGAAGACAGTGAGAAATGCAGTGAGGTGACCAGCGTGATTTCCCTTTGGTTCCATGAAATTTGGGGATTGTCATGTTCGAGCCAAGGGAGACCGAGAACCACTGGGTGTCGAGCCGTCACTATGACATGGAACGTGATCTTCTCCTGATGAAGGGCGCTGGTTCGGAGGTTAACAGGTTCGGTGCAGTGGGTGATTATGCCCTTTCCTATGGGGGccccatcaatggcttggactCGGCGGGGGGTGCAGAGAGGACGAACGGGGATATTATATTGGTGTACGGTCTCTTGGCTAATGAAATTCCCCGCCGCTCCCGAGTCGATCAGTGCTTCTAAAACACAAGAAACCCGTGAGTAACCCACTATAACGGGCAATACGAAGGCAGACTGAACAGAGTGCTGGGTAATGGGTTCGGAACTCACCCCTGCCTGAAGTGGTCTGGCAGTTTTGGCTTCCCCTCGGGTAGAGCcctgtttgagagggcattgtgGCACGAAGTGGCCCCTCTCACCACAGTAGAAACAACGGTGTTCACGGCGCCGTAGACGTAGTCTAGAATCagcaagggtcaagcgatcgggcgaacaatacaaatggGGATATCCAGGAAGCGTAGTCGAGACAAGAAGCGAGGGTCGAGGATTATAACAGAAACATCCGACTAGCAGTCCTGAACCTAGATTTCGAAAAAGCATTTGACCGAGTCTCGCACCAGTTCCTTTTTCAGGTATTGGACAAAATGGGGTTCCCTGATAGGTTCTTAGCCTGGGTGGGATTACTTTACAAGGGCATAATCAGTAGAATGTTGGTTAACGGGCACGTGTCCAAAGCGGTGAATATCCGCAGTGGCGTCCGTCAGGGGTGTCCTTTATCTCCCCTCCTGTACGTGGCTTGCATTGAGCCACTGGCACAGATCTTGAGAAGGGATAAAGGGATCAAAGGACTCGAAGTGCCTGGGACGGGTGGACTGACCGCGACGTGCGTTTTATATATGGACGACGTAACCCTTTTAGCCACCGACGTTTTATCCATGAGAAGAGCAATGGACTTGACTGACTGGTACGGTCGAGCCTCGGGCGCCAAGCTCAACAGGAGCAAGTCCGAGGCCCAGCTCTTCGGGCCGTGGGGTAACGTGGACACAGGCGGACTGGAATTGGTTTTTAAAACCGACTTACGGATTTTAGGTGTCAAATTTGACAAAGAGGGTGGAGGACGGGCAAACTGGGCCGACTTGCTAGGGAAAGTCAGGCAAAAACTGGGCTTTTGGGGACTAAGACAGATGACTTTTGAAGGtaaagttttaatttttaaagcaGTGATTTTACCTTTGATGTTACTCGTGTGTTCTGTTTTTAGTCCCCCAAGGAACTTTCTTTTAGAACTAGAGAGGGCGGTTTTTTACTTCATCTGGGGATCCAGGTGGGAGAGAGTGAAGAGGGAGGTCGTGAAGAAGAGACCGGAGAACGGCGGGAAAGGCCTCCCGGACCCCCACCTGTTTTTAGGCAGCCGTTTCACCGCCCTCCACATCGGGTACGCCGTGGCCCCGTCCAGAGACAGCAAGACAGCAGCCATGACCCGTTTCTGGATGGGGTCCTACCTGCGAAGCCTAAAGATTTTACCAGTTGACCTTAAAACGCCTGTGTCTTTTAATCTAAGCAAAGAACACGATTTTATTAagaagtttttaaagaaaaatctttTAGAACGAGAAGATGTCACCGTTTTAACTAACCACaagtctcttctctctcttgtgCAGGATCGGGAACCTGTGAGTCCAGTCCCCGGCCTCACTCTAAGTGAGGCCAAACAAGTTTGGAGGAACGCCGCCCACCCTGCTCTTCAGAACAGGCACAAGGACTTGTCATGGATGGTGGCCCATGAGATTCTCCCGGTCAGGGCGGTCATGCACTCCCGGGGCATGGGCTCCAACCCCATCTGCCCACGACCCGGATGCAACGCGCCGGAGACCGTGCGACACCTCTTATGGGAGTGCGGCGCTGCGCGGGACCAGTGGACCACGACCGGCCCCCTGTATTTCCCGTGCCTGTCAGCTGGTGGGGTCCAGATGGACTACAAGCTCGCCATCCTCGGGGTAGGCCCAGGCTCGAAGGGCCTAACAGTACAGAGGTTCACCACGCTCTGGCTCACCCTCAACGCCGTGAAGGATGCCATCTGGACCACCAGAAACCTGCTGGTGGGGAAACGCGTGACGGTGCCCCTCCACGCGAGCGAGCAAATGGCGAAGTCCATGCTGCAGGGGTACCGCGCGTCGACATTCGGAGGAGGGGGCCGGGGTCGCACGAGAAAGGCCCCGGCCGCCACCGACCCTGGCCGCTCGTAGATGCGCCCTCACCTGCAAAGGCTACGGGAGCAGCGAGCCGGAGGGTAGAGGATCTCCGCTGGGCACTGGAAGTGACGGGCCTTGGCCGTGGCTGGAGAGCAGTGGGATGGGCTCCCTTGGTAAGGACTCACACCCGATCCTGAACAAGAGAGGACATTTGAGtggtttttttaattgtttgtttagaCATgtatttgcttttttattaaacaattgatttatttaactatatttaaaaacGAAACGATTTTATGGACACTTTTATTCATagttttttacacacacaatttatgtatttatttatttttcctttaaacagtttttaaaataagaaattgttttatctaagtttatttatttatttgttaatgaaaaaatgtctgtaaactgaaaaggaaaaaaaaatgtgtacactgtgaacatgaaaaaagaaaaaaatctaaatctagaAAGCTAACGTCGAAACCTTTGTTCAGGGGCAGAGTCACCAGACAGTTCAATTCTTCAGGTTTAAAATTTAGAGATTTTTGGATTAGCTTCCTGGAGAAATCAAGGCGTGACATCCCCAGGAGCCTTCCATCcacctctttaaataaaaagcgCACGCTGTGGTGCCTCCTCATGCCGGCACGAGCAGCCGACATTTTGGAGGCACCACTagcctataaataaataaataaataaataaataaataaatgaactacaataaataagtaaaacaaatacaaagtaaacgaaataaatattttgaaaacgaaaaaaagaagaagaattaaataaataaatttgtactTACCTATTTACCGATCTAGTGGCACGATGTTTCATTCACCAACTGAAGATCACAGGATCCGCACAAATTTCCTCTCTGAACGGTTTTGCCCAAAACCACGAAAAGGTTGAGAGCAATGGCCGCCAAAGAGTCGATCGCAGTCCCTTCCGATTGAACTTAGCCAAAAGGCCGAGAAGCGATAACCCGTTATGGCCTCTGGCCTAACGAGCACCAGCTGGCAGAGCCTCCACTCCTGGACGACATGCGTGACCATGTGCTTGAAGACCTTGCGCAGAGAGGATCGAGCAACTAGGCACCACGCCCAACCGACCTTGCATCCCAAAGCCAAACTCCTTCCCTCTCTTACgttaaactgtaaaacaaatacaGCTTTGCCACAGCAAAGCTCACAAAAATAAGCTGAACTCGTCAACGTTCCCCTCCACGGAAATCTTTAGTAAAAGGCGAAAGATTTATGCGCGAATGAAGAGAAACCCGAGCTATACAGGAAGTCGGTCCAGGCCTCCGAAACTCCATCGCAGGCCTAGAAATCCGGTCTAGGGTAGGTTGGCTTGCGCCGGCCCCTTACACCTGCACAGCCTTGATAGCTGCAGATGTAGGATTGGTCTAGAGCTGGATGTGGGCTGTGGTTTGTATTAAAACCTAATAGGTCCCCTCCCTTTTCCCATTAAGTACATCTGAAACCTTTACGACTGACACCTGTTCCATTTTGTACAATtaaatatacaatttttttttttttttttaagtaccatatgtcactttgttttttttcctactttttttcccccctccttcttCTAACCCTACTTTGTATTAAAAACCTATTAGGTCCCCTCCCTTCGCCCATTAAGTACATCTGAAACAGTCACGATTGACCCCTGTTCCATTTTGTCCAATCGTTtaacatgattatttatttatttatttatttatttatttatttatttccttccttccttccttccttctttcatttgACCCCTTTGAAAAGGTGCACCGTTCCTGGAGGTACTGCAATACCAGGTCGATGCGTGGAGCGGACGGAGCAAGCCCCTCTTCCGGCTCCTCGCTCTAAAAATCCGTTTAATATAAAGTCCTCGGATGGAGGACGTATCAGGTATTAAACTGATAAGAACAGATTTTTCTTTCGAAAAAATTTTattgtcacttttttcttttttcttttcatattcatagtgtacacagttttttttccttttcagtttacagacatttttttcattaataaataaataaactaaaccgATGAAacaatttcttattttaaaaactgtttaaaggaaaaataaataaatacataaattgtgtgtgtaaaaacatcACCCCACCTGCAAGAGGAGATTTTAGGTGGGGTGGAAGAATTTTATACCAACCTATATAAGGAAAAATCTGTACACAAAGATACCCTGGAGGAAGTTTTAGCCTTTTTAGACAACAAGGTAAACAGTGAACATACAGGGTCTGAATTTGCATGCTTGTTTAGCAAGAAGAAAGTAAACGTGATTCCTGCTGTGTCTCCAATACATACCATTACTTGCTTGTGAAATTGTACAACCATCTGTCCTTCTCAGTCAGGGCATTTTTAAAAGTCATTGTTTATCAGGTGCTTTACACCTTATCCCACAAGTTACTGTAATAAAGACAGACTCTGACACAAACAATGTTCAAAAATGatggaagtgttttttgatgAAAGCATATTAAATGTTGCCTGCTAACACTCCTTTGCCTATAGTTTCCATAGGTGACTTCATAGACCTGCTGAAACCATTTGTGCTTTCAAACGGGTGTggagtgactttttttttttaaactggccaTGTAGTGGCAGATGAAGACATGAATGTTAATAACTCTGAAATCACTAAGATTCAAGTCCAAAATGACAATTGCTAAGTCTTCGAAGTTATCTTGCAAATTTGGTTTGTGAAATAACTCCTCTGGTCTTTTATCCCTGGACAgcttgaaaaagaaaagcatctgCACACATagcaaaattttatttatttttttttgcacaaaaaaaaaacatggaagaaGAACAAAGTGAGAACCATCACTCCTAAATATAACAAATTTATCCcttttaacatttataacatttacaaacatagaaaaacacaaatataaatatgctGTGCATCAGAGATTCCCCAGGCAGCCAGGCATCAAACCGCCTACAACAGACAAACAGGACATggatatgaacacacacatgcaaatacaGATGTACGGACTGTCACAGCCCTGCCTagctcctcctcttctctgtgTGCTACCTGTGTCTCCCGCAGGTGGAGTTTGTCCTGGTGTCCTGAGTAATAGATAAGCACTTCCTGGTTGGGAGTTTTGAAGAGGCTCTCCATACATGGCATGGCATCTACTGTCACTGCTGATTGCTTTACACTTTTACCTTACAAATCCAATACTTATACTGAATTCACTTAACTTCAGTTGTTATACTACTCACTTCCCTGACATCCTCGTCTAGATCATTGATGTGCCTACTAGACCCCATTCCTACTAAACTACTTATGCACGCACTGCCcttataaaaatgaaacaaattaaagAGCCCATTGTATGCTCATTTTcaatgtttataattttatttgggGCATCTACTAGAATAGATTTACATGCTTCGGTGTTCCCAAAACACAGTATGTTTCCTCATACTGCATATCTCTATCCACCCTATGTCTGAAACACTGTTAGTGCTCCTTTTGCTCCTGTGTCTTTAAAACCCCACCTCTGATGAGCCCagtgtgctctgattggtcagctcaCCCTAATAGTGTTATGAGATTGCATCATCATGTCACGGAAGAAGTGGAAGGAAAGACGTTTCAGGCAACTGAGAAAAATAGTTTCTGCGGGCGAGAGCTACGCCCTCTGGAGTGTCCTTTGGCTTTGTAACTGTGCAGACCGTTTACATGCAACTAAAGGTAAGGAAAAAAGATGGAAAAGCATACGATGAGTcctttaaagtatttaaaaatccCAGATATGTACCACAATTGTCAAATATCAGTGATCAAACCATCTCTCAAAAAACCCAACCTCGATCCTTATAACCTGGCAAATTACAGGCCTATATCCAACCTCCCTTTTGTAAGTATCATACcatcttttatgttttatggACTCATGCATGTCATCTATATATGCCACACGTATGACAATGTTTTATCCTGATATCCCCTCTATCTCTCTACCAAGCTGGCCACAAGCAGATGGGTTTCCCAATCcaatttacaaaatgtaattttgatTTAAACTCACACCAGTCACTTACCACTAAATAATGTCCATGATCCACATGTTTGAATCAAGAACATTAATGAACTCTTCAACCAACTCTGGGTATGACGCATAGTTGTTTGGGACTTCCAACACACAGCCACATGTGTGGGCCTGGGGTGTTCTAGTTAACATACTCTCCGGCTCCATGAATCGGACCTGGATATTCTGGCCAACTAGGAGGTCTGCACCTGTTaaagacatgacaaaaataCTGTGGCTATTTAAATGGTAGGGACCATGGTATGTGAAGccatatgatcaaatatttgtaACCAATTAAAACGATTACCAGTGCAAAACCTGAGAAATTTCATCAGCCTTTTCCTTATAAACTTCTTGAGGATCTCATGTTGTACTGACCCCTGTTCCATTTTGTacaatttcattattatttatttatttcctccttCTTTTATTTGACCCTTTTGAAAAGGTGCACTGTTCCTGGAGGTACTGCAAAACCAGGTCGATGCGTGGAGCGGACAGAGCAAGCCCCTCTTCCAGCTCCTTGCtctaaaaatctgtttaatataAAGTCCTGGAATGGAGGATGTATCAGGTATTAAACTGATAAGAacagagtttttaaaaatttattttctattaaatGAAACTCATTCACAAAACCATCAACCAAAACACAAATTCATCATCACACTCCCTCAGTAACCCTGTCCATTGCCCTGGAGACCAAGTCCATGGTACCCGGGGGCTGAACACCTTCCCCTGCTCCTATGGGAGGCAGTTTCCCTCTCCCCTTAGCTCTTTTCCCCATTCCCACTGCCATTCTGAATCCTTCCTCATCCCATCCAGGGAAAGGATGAACCTGCACTGCCCCTGGTGGGGACTTGCCTGCCTTTTCCTCTACCTCTGCTGAAGGTCAAGGCCCCCTCAGCTCCTGCTCCTCTCGGGGGAAGGGCCGCTTCCCCAACACTCTTGCCCACATTGGCATTTTCACTGCTTCACCAGCCGCACTCCTCcgcctcttcttcctcttccccaTTATCCTCTTGCATCTGCTCCTCCCTTCCGCTTGATCCCTCCTCCATCGGGCAATTCTGTTTCTTTCGCTCCTTTTGGGGAACTCTCGCCGTTCCTTCACCATTGCttttcctctccttcttcttcacTTCTCTGCTCTTTCTGCTCCGCTATACTCTCCTACACGTCACCGACTGCCCAGGATAGTACAGAAATCTCCTATTCATACCGATAGCAAACGACACCGGCAACTGCACTACATCCCGTCGGAGTCGTACCGCATACTTCCTCCTTCCTGTCCAAATCCCGAACGCATTGTAGAccttctctcctttctccaCCCTACCGCAGTACCTCGGGAGAAACAGTCTGATGTCCAACTCGTCCACAAAGGGGTTGTACATATGGACCGTCACCACCTTATCCTCACCATGAAGACAGCACACCCTTTCCAAGGTAGGGTGCCACTGGTTCTTACACAAATCCTCCCAGAATTCTATGTATTTCTGCCTCGTCTCTAATGTTATATCCAAGAAGCCCGCGTCGCTGAAATCCAGCAGGCAGAACACCAAAGAAGTCTGCCTCTTCAGCACCCCACACAGCACTTCCATCACGAAAAAACTCCACTCCAAATTGCGCCTTTTCCATCTCACTTGCATCCTCCTCCAGCACCATCCTCACGGTATTACTGGGAATCGGTCCATCTGCCATTTTTCCATTCACTCCCGGCATCTTGATCTTAGCCAAAAGGCCGAGAAGCGATAACCCATTATGGCCTCTGAGCCCCCTAATGAGGTTTCCTTCTTGCACCTCCAGCTAAGAACATCGTCGCCAAAGGAGCCACAAGAGGATGCCTCTGCGGCCTGTGAGGCAGCAGACACTTGCCCTCCTGAACCCAGGCCC contains:
- the LOC128623696 gene encoding uncharacterized protein LOC128623696, encoding MERDLLLMKGAGSEVNRFGAVGDYALSYGGPINGLDSAGGAERTNGDIILVNIRLAVLNLDFEKAFDRVSHQFLFQVLDKMGFPDRFLAWVGLLYKGIISRMLVNGHVSKAVNIRSGVRQGCPLSPLLYVACIEPLAQILRRDKGIKGLEVPGTGGLTATCVLYMDDVTLLATDVLSMRRAMDLTDWYGRASGAKLNRSKSEAQLFGPWGNVDTGGLELVFKTDLRILGVKFDKEGGGRANWADLLGKVRQKLGFWGLRQMTFEGKVLIFKAVILPLMLLVCSVFSPPRNFLLELERAVFYFIWGSRWERVKREVVKKRPENGGKGLPDPHLFLGSRFTALHIGYAVAPSRDSKTAAMTRFWMGSYLRSLKILPVDLKTPVSFNLSKEHDFIKKFLKKNLLEREDVTVLTNHKSLLSLVQDREPVSPVPGLTLSEAKQVWRNAAHPALQNRHKDLSWMVAHEILPVRAVMHSRGMGSNPICPRPGCNAPETVRHLLWECGAARDQWTTTGPLYFPCLSAGGVQMDYKLAILGVGPGSKGLTVQRFTTLWLTLNAVKDAIWTTRNLLVGKRVTVPLHASEQMAKSMLQGYRASTFGGGGRGRTRKAPAATDPGRS